In the Pieris napi chromosome 19, ilPieNapi1.2, whole genome shotgun sequence genome, one interval contains:
- the LOC125059150 gene encoding chloride channel protein 2 isoform X1 codes for MVKWRKQQQLVSGDTSEEEIGHNYLSTLMYGRYQRDLSEAAREEARRLRRLRKKRRKDDKMRQKELEATGKLRPSGKVVNFISYLWRHSFAKLGEDWFFLAALGIIMGCLNFAIDQGIAVCNNARTWMYNDVATSIAGKYFAWVSLPVCLILFAAGFVHIVAAQSIGSGIPEMKTILRGVHLKEYLTFRALISKCVGLTATLGSGLPLGKEGPSVHIASMVASLLSKMVTKIQGVYENESRTTDMLAAACAVGVASCFAAPVGGVLFSIEVTTTYFAVRNYWRGFFAACCSAIMFRLLSVWSGATATVKPLFPTSLPQDFPFDPQEFAVFVLLGIVCGLMSALWVWLHRQYVLFIRNTKYLSSFLQKNRFIYPGFMTLAVMSILFPPGIGKYMAGGLGTPPQVSALFANFTWSDELTAEQAAIVSNWQTPEVDHFGCLIIYFFSIYFLSMVSCTLPVPAGIFVPAFKMGASLGRFTGEVMHYFCPLGVAYGGRIQKILPGGYATVGAAAFTGAVTHTVSTIVIIIEMTGQITHLLPIMAAVLSANAVAAMLQPSCFDSIILIKKLPYLPDLLSSASRMYDICVEDFMVRDVVYIWNRMTFQQLKDVLKSNKTIKSFPLVDSPSSMVLLGSIHRWELVKVIEQQVGRSRRLQIAAQWLKEAERRREEEKKKVRRPSRFEVTPAPDMLQVPGSGMTRGTSLTSQDQSGLIPAPGQLFRPKSILKKTNSFTLTRGLAPPTPQSTLPHPSVYTTVTGAETRIRAAFEAIFKRSTLLPDVEGGLSDQMGSLQRSPSINKKVQLPRERVCDMSPEDQKAWEQLEMAREIDFDKMLQIARKRDMNPDDTDYEDETLYLCHIDPAPFQLVERTSLLKVHSLFSTLGVSRAYVTAIGRLIGVVSLKELRKAIEDVNSGALTPANRPSPPTSPSPVMIKVQSLEPAPPSDSDTARLTKS; via the exons ATGTATGGTCGCTATCAACGCGACCTAAGTGAAGCGGCAAGAGAAGAAGCAAGACGACTGAGGAGATTACGAAAGAAACGAAGAAAAGATGACAAAATGCGACAGAAGGAGTTGGAGGCCACGGGGAAGCTTAGGCCCAGTGGGAAGGTGGTTAATTTTATAA GTTATTTATGGAGGCATTCGTTCGCTAAGCTGGGAGAGGACTGGTTCTTTTTAGCGGCCTTGGGTATCATCATGGGTTGTTTGAACTTCGCAATTGACCAGGGCATTGCCGTGTGTAATAATG CTCGTACATGGATGTACAACGATGTAGCAACCTCAATAGCGGGAAAATACTTCGCCTGGGTCTCGCTTCCGGTCTGTTTGATACTCTTTGCAGCTGGTTTCGTGCATATAGTTGCAGCCCAGAGTAtag GATCTGGTATTCCTGAAATGAAGACAATACTCCGAGGAGTGCATTTGAAGGAGTATCTCACATTCAGAGCACTGATCTCCAAGTGTGTCGGTCTGACTGCTACTCTGGGAAGTGGATTGCCGTTGGGAAAAGAG gGTCCCTCCGTCCACATAGCTTCAATGGTCGCATCCCTTCTATCTAAAATGGTGACAAAAATCCAGGGAGTTTATGAGAACGAATCTCGTACAACTGATATGCTAGCCGCCGCCTGCGCAGTTGGTGTAGCTTCATGCTTCGCTGCTCCCGTTGGAG GTGTGCTCTTCTCAATTGAAGTAACAACGACATATTTCGCGGTACGAAATTATTGGCGAGGTTTTTTTGCCGCTTGCTGTAGTGCTATT atgTTCCGTCTGCTATCCGTATGGTCAGGCGCAACTGCCACAGTGAAGCCTCTGTTTCCAACAAGCCTGCCTCAAGACTTCCCCTTTGACCCTCAAGAATTTGCCGTATTCGTTCTTTTGGG gATTGTCTGTGGCCTTATGTCGGCATTGTGGGTGTGGCTGCATAGACAATATGTACTCTTTATACGTAACACAAAATATCTGAGTTCCTTCTTACAGAAaaa CCGTTTCATCTACCCTGGCTTCATGACATTAGCAGTAATGTCCATACTGTTCCCGCCGGGGATAGGAAAATATATGGCCGGGGGACTTGGGACTCCACCACAG gtGTCAGCACTATTTGCTAACTTCACGTGGTCTGACGAGCTGACAGCAGAACAGGCGGCGATCGTCTCCAACTGGCAAACACCTGAAGTAGACCACTTCGGCTGTctcatcatttatttcttttctatt TATTTCCTGAGTATGGTGTCATGTACCTTACCAGTGCCGGCAGGTATTTTCGTACCAGCATTCAAAATGGGGGCGTCTCTTGGTCGCTTTACGGGGGAGGTGATGCACTACTTCTGTCCTCTGGGTGTCGCTTATGGTGGTAGAATACAGAAGATATTGCCTG GTGGTTACGCGACGGTCGGCGCTGCGGCTTTTACAGGTGCAGTTACACATACTGTATCCACAATCGTGATTATTATTGAGATGACCGGACAG ATAACGCATCTCCTACCAATAATGGCGGCAGTCTTATCAGCTAATGCGGTGGCTGCGATGTTACAGCCATCTTGCTTCGACAGTATTATATTGATCAAGAAATTGCCCTACTTGCCCGATCTGCTCTCATCTGCCAGCC GTATGTACGACATTTGTGTAGAGGACTTCATGGTTCGTGACGTGGTTTACATCTGGAATAGGATGACATTCCAGCAACTGAAGGATGTTCTTAAGAGTAATAAG ACAATTAAGAGTTTCCCTCTGGTAGACAGTCCATCATCGATGGTACTCCTCGGCTCCATACATCGTTGGGAGTTGGTAAAAGTGATTGAGCAGCAAGTGGGCAGGTCCAGGAGACTGCAGATAGCCGCCCAATGGCTAAAAGAAGCTGAAAGGAGAAGGGAAGAGGAGAAGAAAAAAGTTAGACGACCTTCACGATTTGAG GTTACACCAGCGCCTGATATGCTCCAAGTTCCTGGCTCTGGAATGACCAGAGGAACCTCCCTTACATCGCAAGACCAGAGCGGTCTTATACCAG CTCCAGGCCAGCTCTTCCGACCGAAGTCCATATTGAAGAAGACAAATTCGTTTACCCTTACGCGAGGTCTGGCACCCCCCACGCCCCAATCTACGTTGCCACACCCCTCTGTATACACTACTGTTACTGGCGCTGAAACCag AATACGTGCAGCATTCGAAGCCATCTTCAAGAGATCCACTCTTTTACCAGATGTGGAAGGTGGATTGTCAGACCAAATGGGAAGTTTGCAACGCAGTCCCTCTATTAACAAGAAAGTTCAGTTG CCTAGAGAACGTGTGTGCGACATGTCGCCCGAAGACCAGAAGGCTTGGGAGCAACTGGAGATGGCCAGAGAGatcgattttgataaaatgttGCAGATTGCTCGTAAACGGGATATG aaccCCGATGACACAGACTATGAAGACGAAACGCTTTATCTATGCCATATTGACCCTGCGCCATTCCAGCTCGTTGAACGGACATCCTTACTCAAA gtACATTCATTATTCTCTACGCTGGGCGTAAGCAGAGCTTATGTGACGGCCATTGGACGACTTATAGGAGTTGTGTCGCTTAAAGAG CTACGCAAAGCAATAGAAGACGTCAACTCTGGCGCGTTAACACCGGCCAATCGGCCATCACCGCCTACCAGTCCATCACCGGTGATGATCAAAGTGCAGTCACTGGAACCAGCACCGCCAAGTGATAGTGACACAGCGAGACTCACGAAatcatga
- the LOC125059150 gene encoding chloride channel protein 2 isoform X2, giving the protein MMKELNKEEGSDDESGLGYQNTLMYGRYQRDLSEAAREEARRLRRLRKKRRKDDKMRQKELEATGKLRPSGKVVNFISYLWRHSFAKLGEDWFFLAALGIIMGCLNFAIDQGIAVCNNARTWMYNDVATSIAGKYFAWVSLPVCLILFAAGFVHIVAAQSIGSGIPEMKTILRGVHLKEYLTFRALISKCVGLTATLGSGLPLGKEGPSVHIASMVASLLSKMVTKIQGVYENESRTTDMLAAACAVGVASCFAAPVGGVLFSIEVTTTYFAVRNYWRGFFAACCSAIMFRLLSVWSGATATVKPLFPTSLPQDFPFDPQEFAVFVLLGIVCGLMSALWVWLHRQYVLFIRNTKYLSSFLQKNRFIYPGFMTLAVMSILFPPGIGKYMAGGLGTPPQVSALFANFTWSDELTAEQAAIVSNWQTPEVDHFGCLIIYFFSIYFLSMVSCTLPVPAGIFVPAFKMGASLGRFTGEVMHYFCPLGVAYGGRIQKILPGGYATVGAAAFTGAVTHTVSTIVIIIEMTGQITHLLPIMAAVLSANAVAAMLQPSCFDSIILIKKLPYLPDLLSSASRMYDICVEDFMVRDVVYIWNRMTFQQLKDVLKSNKTIKSFPLVDSPSSMVLLGSIHRWELVKVIEQQVGRSRRLQIAAQWLKEAERRREEEKKKVRRPSRFEVTPAPDMLQVPGSGMTRGTSLTSQDQSGLIPAPGQLFRPKSILKKTNSFTLTRGLAPPTPQSTLPHPSVYTTVTGAETRIRAAFEAIFKRSTLLPDVEGGLSDQMGSLQRSPSINKKVQLPRERVCDMSPEDQKAWEQLEMAREIDFDKMLQIARKRDMNPDDTDYEDETLYLCHIDPAPFQLVERTSLLKVHSLFSTLGVSRAYVTAIGRLIGVVSLKELRKAIEDVNSGALTPANRPSPPTSPSPVMIKVQSLEPAPPSDSDTARLTKS; this is encoded by the exons ATGTATGGTCGCTATCAACGCGACCTAAGTGAAGCGGCAAGAGAAGAAGCAAGACGACTGAGGAGATTACGAAAGAAACGAAGAAAAGATGACAAAATGCGACAGAAGGAGTTGGAGGCCACGGGGAAGCTTAGGCCCAGTGGGAAGGTGGTTAATTTTATAA GTTATTTATGGAGGCATTCGTTCGCTAAGCTGGGAGAGGACTGGTTCTTTTTAGCGGCCTTGGGTATCATCATGGGTTGTTTGAACTTCGCAATTGACCAGGGCATTGCCGTGTGTAATAATG CTCGTACATGGATGTACAACGATGTAGCAACCTCAATAGCGGGAAAATACTTCGCCTGGGTCTCGCTTCCGGTCTGTTTGATACTCTTTGCAGCTGGTTTCGTGCATATAGTTGCAGCCCAGAGTAtag GATCTGGTATTCCTGAAATGAAGACAATACTCCGAGGAGTGCATTTGAAGGAGTATCTCACATTCAGAGCACTGATCTCCAAGTGTGTCGGTCTGACTGCTACTCTGGGAAGTGGATTGCCGTTGGGAAAAGAG gGTCCCTCCGTCCACATAGCTTCAATGGTCGCATCCCTTCTATCTAAAATGGTGACAAAAATCCAGGGAGTTTATGAGAACGAATCTCGTACAACTGATATGCTAGCCGCCGCCTGCGCAGTTGGTGTAGCTTCATGCTTCGCTGCTCCCGTTGGAG GTGTGCTCTTCTCAATTGAAGTAACAACGACATATTTCGCGGTACGAAATTATTGGCGAGGTTTTTTTGCCGCTTGCTGTAGTGCTATT atgTTCCGTCTGCTATCCGTATGGTCAGGCGCAACTGCCACAGTGAAGCCTCTGTTTCCAACAAGCCTGCCTCAAGACTTCCCCTTTGACCCTCAAGAATTTGCCGTATTCGTTCTTTTGGG gATTGTCTGTGGCCTTATGTCGGCATTGTGGGTGTGGCTGCATAGACAATATGTACTCTTTATACGTAACACAAAATATCTGAGTTCCTTCTTACAGAAaaa CCGTTTCATCTACCCTGGCTTCATGACATTAGCAGTAATGTCCATACTGTTCCCGCCGGGGATAGGAAAATATATGGCCGGGGGACTTGGGACTCCACCACAG gtGTCAGCACTATTTGCTAACTTCACGTGGTCTGACGAGCTGACAGCAGAACAGGCGGCGATCGTCTCCAACTGGCAAACACCTGAAGTAGACCACTTCGGCTGTctcatcatttatttcttttctatt TATTTCCTGAGTATGGTGTCATGTACCTTACCAGTGCCGGCAGGTATTTTCGTACCAGCATTCAAAATGGGGGCGTCTCTTGGTCGCTTTACGGGGGAGGTGATGCACTACTTCTGTCCTCTGGGTGTCGCTTATGGTGGTAGAATACAGAAGATATTGCCTG GTGGTTACGCGACGGTCGGCGCTGCGGCTTTTACAGGTGCAGTTACACATACTGTATCCACAATCGTGATTATTATTGAGATGACCGGACAG ATAACGCATCTCCTACCAATAATGGCGGCAGTCTTATCAGCTAATGCGGTGGCTGCGATGTTACAGCCATCTTGCTTCGACAGTATTATATTGATCAAGAAATTGCCCTACTTGCCCGATCTGCTCTCATCTGCCAGCC GTATGTACGACATTTGTGTAGAGGACTTCATGGTTCGTGACGTGGTTTACATCTGGAATAGGATGACATTCCAGCAACTGAAGGATGTTCTTAAGAGTAATAAG ACAATTAAGAGTTTCCCTCTGGTAGACAGTCCATCATCGATGGTACTCCTCGGCTCCATACATCGTTGGGAGTTGGTAAAAGTGATTGAGCAGCAAGTGGGCAGGTCCAGGAGACTGCAGATAGCCGCCCAATGGCTAAAAGAAGCTGAAAGGAGAAGGGAAGAGGAGAAGAAAAAAGTTAGACGACCTTCACGATTTGAG GTTACACCAGCGCCTGATATGCTCCAAGTTCCTGGCTCTGGAATGACCAGAGGAACCTCCCTTACATCGCAAGACCAGAGCGGTCTTATACCAG CTCCAGGCCAGCTCTTCCGACCGAAGTCCATATTGAAGAAGACAAATTCGTTTACCCTTACGCGAGGTCTGGCACCCCCCACGCCCCAATCTACGTTGCCACACCCCTCTGTATACACTACTGTTACTGGCGCTGAAACCag AATACGTGCAGCATTCGAAGCCATCTTCAAGAGATCCACTCTTTTACCAGATGTGGAAGGTGGATTGTCAGACCAAATGGGAAGTTTGCAACGCAGTCCCTCTATTAACAAGAAAGTTCAGTTG CCTAGAGAACGTGTGTGCGACATGTCGCCCGAAGACCAGAAGGCTTGGGAGCAACTGGAGATGGCCAGAGAGatcgattttgataaaatgttGCAGATTGCTCGTAAACGGGATATG aaccCCGATGACACAGACTATGAAGACGAAACGCTTTATCTATGCCATATTGACCCTGCGCCATTCCAGCTCGTTGAACGGACATCCTTACTCAAA gtACATTCATTATTCTCTACGCTGGGCGTAAGCAGAGCTTATGTGACGGCCATTGGACGACTTATAGGAGTTGTGTCGCTTAAAGAG CTACGCAAAGCAATAGAAGACGTCAACTCTGGCGCGTTAACACCGGCCAATCGGCCATCACCGCCTACCAGTCCATCACCGGTGATGATCAAAGTGCAGTCACTGGAACCAGCACCGCCAAGTGATAGTGACACAGCGAGACTCACGAAatcatga